A window of the Telopea speciosissima isolate NSW1024214 ecotype Mountain lineage unplaced genomic scaffold, Tspe_v1 Tspe_v1.0827, whole genome shotgun sequence genome harbors these coding sequences:
- the LOC122648340 gene encoding uncharacterized protein LOC122648340 isoform X2 — MLLQNAKQKDLLIKMIKYVEQSSGHQAESADVGSTELLQISPASAREKELQAQVIHLQQSIDRLVEELQRLKMINAQLERQFNAV; from the exons ATGTTGCTGCAGAATGCTAAGCAGAAG GATCTACTAATTAAAATGATTAAATATGTGGAACAATCATCTG GCCATCAAGCAGAGTCTGCTGACGTCGGCAGTACTGAACTCCTACAG ATATCTCCTGCTTCTGctagggaaaaagaactacaAGCTCAAGTGATTCATCTGCAGCAAAG TATTGACAGGCTTGTTGAAGAGTTGCAGAGACTGAAGATGATAAATGCTCAG CTAGAAAGGCAGTTCAATGCTGTATAA
- the LOC122648340 gene encoding uncharacterized protein LOC122648340 isoform X1: MLLQNAKQKDLLIKMIKYVEQSSGHQAESADVGSTELLQISPASAREKELQAQVIHLQQSIDRLVEELQRLKMINAQLERQLNALNKQDVRIGKEHGEPS; the protein is encoded by the exons ATGTTGCTGCAGAATGCTAAGCAGAAG GATCTACTAATTAAAATGATTAAATATGTGGAACAATCATCTG GCCATCAAGCAGAGTCTGCTGACGTCGGCAGTACTGAACTCCTACAG ATATCTCCTGCTTCTGctagggaaaaagaactacaAGCTCAAGTGATTCATCTGCAGCAAAG TATTGACAGGCTTGTTGAAGAGTTGCAGAGACTGAAGATGATAAATGCTCAG CTAGAAAGGCAATTGAATGCTCTGAACAAGCAGGATGTGAGGATTGGGAAAGAGCACGGAGAGCCGTCGTGA